The Raphanus sativus cultivar WK10039 chromosome 2, ASM80110v3, whole genome shotgun sequence DNA segment GACACATGTTGGAGAGTGTCAATGGGGAATACGACTTTTTCATTAAAAAGTTTAATGTTCCTCGtcttccaaatgtaccaacaGATGCATGGAAAATTATTGAATAATTGTCTCAATGGAGTCACCTCTTTTCtcttccaaaacaaaaatttcatgTTTTAGTATATAGATGTATTCGGGAAGAAACCTAGAAGAGATGAATAGTCCGATAAAACTCAAACCTGCAAAACTAGggtaaattaaaaaagaaaatgattaatTGACTCCACTAGACCATCACATCTAGGATAACTCTTATCATTGTCTATATGTCTATAAGTTAGCCTCTCTGTCATCGCCACACAACCCGTGATAGCCTGCCACAAGGAAATGATGGCTTCGAAGTTCGACATGAGTATCTTGGTAGTTGAATTACTATCTCGGAATAGAAGTATGTCAACATAGCGAAGGGATAATACTGAATCAGAAGCGATATGCACAAAAGATattgcaagaagcatggatGAGTCAACGCAATCTGGTGCATACACCGATGGAAGATGGCTTGAAGCTATCTAAAGCTGATGAAGAAATAGAGATTTATGCCATAGAGTTTAGGAGTATTAAAACGTTGGTTGCCTACGGTACCTAAACACACATGCTACGATGAAACAATGTCTAAGGTACCTGCAAGGTTCTACTAGTCACGGTTTGTCATTTCAACAGATAACTTCAAGAGTACCGAGGCTTCTTGGATACAGTGATAGTAGCTTTAACAATGATCCCGATGAATGACAAGAGTACGACATACCATATTTTCTATCTTTGAGAAAGTCCAATTACTTGGTGCTCACAGAAACAAGATGTTGTTGCACTCTCGTCATGTGAAGCAAAGTTCATGGCCGGAACTGAAGCTGAAAGACAAGCATTGTGGCTGCAAGAGTTACTAAACAAGATTATTGGACGTCCACATAAGAAGGTCATTATACGCATCGATAACAAATCCGCCATTGCATTCACTAAGAAACCCGGTTTTCATGGTTGAAGCAAGCATATACATTTTAGATATCACTTTATAAGAGAATGTGTGGAGAAATGTCAAATTGAAGTAGAACATATTTCTGGTGATAAACAAAATGCGGATATCTTAACCAAGGAATCATGAAGAATCAAATTTAAAGAAATGAGAGACTTCATTCGAGTACAAGTTTAAAATAGCTTGGGATGTAAAtcatatatactaatatttttagaaacataTATTTGACCTGATCTGTTATAtccatatatgtatacatatatttaaataattatattatataattatattatttattattttctatatataattaaaatatttctttttaaaattgattatttgagagagagagagagagagagagagagagagagagagagagagagagagagagagagagagagagagagagagagagagagagagagagagagagagattgtatTGTTCTATGTTTCTAAATAGAATGGAACACACCAACATTGTGTCttattttggaaataaaatctaattgtattatatatgtgtgtaaaatagtataaatttaaaataacgattatgaaataaaatttataaaatacatgtCTGTTTTGAAAGTTTCATAACATatgtagaaaaaaatatatttttattatgtaaactaaaaatatcaataattattttaacagaAATTGAAAGCAAGGGGAAAAAAacatacagtataacctctttaaattaataatcgatagattaatatctctataaattaatagaatttcaTAGTcctaaattgagtttttggttcaattggtatctcgataaattaataatctctataaattaataaaaaaatatagttttggtgtagtcccaacattattaatttatagaggtttcactgtatttgtaagaaaaaaaaacaaacaaaatattcaaacGTAAATGATGCACATCGAGGGCAATACAGCAATTATTTCACAAATATCATAGCATTTTCCTTGCTATATGTGTATACTTCGTTTAAATCCTGCAATAGATATGACCACCAATTTCTCTtgttaaaacaacaaaaaaggaTTGGCTCGGTTAAACTTAAATCcaatcatattatttatatttggaAAAAGAATGAATTTGGGTACTAATTTGGGGTACTGTCACAGCCTTGTCTAATCATGGAGAATGCATTGCAtgtaatatatactttttatatttattcttcacTCAGGCAGAACTTTGTCTTGATCGTTGTATAGATGATAAGATTGCATGTGCGCTTTTGGCTTTGACCAAAACAAGTATATCGTAAATATTTGCATACACATCTAGAAACTTATGTTCTAACTACGTGTGTTTACAGAGTTACTATATATGAAATAAAGTAAAGTGGCTTTACTTTGTTCGGTTAATCGTGTGTTACTGGTAATCATATGTTATAATTAAACCAAGCAAATAACCACTCAACCTTAAGAATGTGTAATATACTTAGTTCCAAAATACGAGCAACAATCCTgtgtttaaaaagaaaatttaccgGAATGTCATTTTAATAAacacatctatactattaaagcaggatcctattggtctttttactaaaaatacccttttttttactaacattgcatatttcattaagggtaatcaagtaatattaataacaaatctatATTGGATCATTTTTTagatccagcccactgcccacatcatctcttttgggtCATTTGGGCCGGTTaaaaaatcagatccaattcttattttttttctccaagttcaaataatttattttcaatcattcttaatattttgtgtagtgaacaaaaattaatcacttaattattatgttttttttaaatataatttaagcatcataaaaaattgaattttttcattaaaaagtataaatctttattaaaagtatataattttttttactaaaaaaataaccacataataaaattaatttatcagagctataccaacttaattaattcattaaaaataaagtttaattttctaaacataaataatcaTTAGACCTGGACTTTCGAGTACTCATTCGGGTACGAATCGGTTCTTTCTGATATcgggttttttgggttttgaaattaaaccccattcgggtattataaaattacgGATCGGATTCGAGTCGGATCTTTTCggatccgggtgggttcggttctcatgcacaagaacctgaaaaataaccaaataaccaaagtatttAAAACaggttcggttatttatactcaaagtaaccaaagtatctgattcagttcaaatttttgtatccaaattactcaaaagtaaccaaaagaaaccaaaaatatccattctatatagtttttgggtatttttatccaaattatcattttatccaaaaatactcaaaaatactcaaaataactactatagttaacttataatattaatttaaaatattgaaataattataaatataattataacatatgtttttagatatatattcacatttcaaATATCTTCGGATACTCATTTAGTTCTCGGTTCGGGTTGGGTTCGgaaccggttcttcggatatagcaatttagaactcattcagatatttatcTGGGGTCTGATCGGTTCGGGACcttgattttcgggtcggttcagGTTGGTTCTTTGGGTCCAGATATTATGCTCAAACCtatatactcatttaaaataaaacacgataaagaaaaataaaaagtttaagtcttttataaaaaacaaatatatgaaaatatgacatttactaaatatttgtcaatttagaaaaaataaaggaaaataaacccgcgctttaaaagcgcgggtcaaaatttaGTAACACAATTATAGACAAAACATAATTGTGTATATGATTTAACTTTGAATATggttaaaaaaaactttgaatatgttatttataataaatataataaaagaaatggAGTGAGTGGAGAATAGTGGAATggtaaagaaaaaagaatggAAATATTGTTGAGAAAGTAATagagaaaaaaaggaagaagctatggGGAAGCGACAAGTACAAAGATGCTTTACTCAAAGAGGCATGAAGAGATAAGAATTTAGCCACTGTTTCTATCAGATTCTTTGTTCCCTCTTTAGCCTTTTTCATCCTTCTATTGGTTATATTCTCCTTGCATCCGTCATCCATGATTTCACTACACCCACAAAAAGAAATTGTATTAACCCtaacattcttcttcttctccctcttaTAATTACAAATTTTTAGGTCATGTTTCTTTTCTGACTATGGGCCATAACTAACTTTTTGCTACCGTGAACATTTTTATGTGTTCATAACCgtcatttaaatttttcttttgacaaaaacaaatttagtaTATGTAAATTGTAACCCTAATTATTCAAGTAATCTTCGTACAACATCAAGTAAACGTTTGACATAACTTTACCTATAGCTTCCATTTATGCGGTTCTGCTAGAAAGTAAGATCGATTTAGATATTTGTTGTGAAATTAATTCATTTTCTACAATGGAAACGTAGACTTGGGCCATGAGTTTTTGCTCCTAAGAGCATGAAGATATGGTTGAGAAAGtaataaagagaaaaaagtaATAAGCTATGGGACGAAGATGCTTTACAACAAAGAGGCATGAAGAGATAAGAATTAAGGGGTTCTTTGCGTAGCTTGTTGAACCAACCTAGTTTTTTTCCTCTTTCTAGTATTGTtgtttaaatttagtttttctttttagatgCACTTGCAGGGGCATCTtgcttatctttttttttgtttgtcgacattatatatatttcttatctAGTGCTACTGAATATGTGAAAATTTATTACACTAAAGGATTTTGTAATTTTGCCAGAAATAACATGCATATTGAGTAtggtcaaaaaatataataacacgAAAGGAAACACAAGACAGTCCACCCCATTTACTGCTCAGAGGTCTTTTATGGCAACTGTCTGATAACAACAAGGGAGTCGGaccttacttttttttttgacaaaaagtcGGAccttgttataaatattgtagtgatgtccatatggaaagtcctagatatacttgttccccactccaagttaagctttgtctccaagctattgtatcctatataagtagatcattattcatggaataagacacaccaattcctatcttctcttctctactttatttacaacacgttatcagcacgagactctaaaccctagctaaaatcCAGCGACCACAAAAACCTTAATTTCAGCCGCAACTTTAAACcgtcatatctccctaaccgtaaggatccagacggcgagtaatatatcaaattgaagctcttgacgagacgaatccagcgccgcagaccacgcatcaatccgactccagacgcgccgtcacctcccagtgcaagccgcgccgtcaaagatcatccaaaaccctaatagccgccaactccttatctctcttaatttcgatttctattgttcttagatctcatactaatccaactttgaaactttcattgttgattatttaaggtttctaaaaaaggaaccaaggagaaaagatcggcaaagattaaggtaagatctcaagaaccctaatctttacttgtggttcaagcaattcggatttcaaacttctcttcatcttaaatccgatttaaaaaattttgcgatttgatttggttgattttagttctgtttattttaaaatcaaaaccctaaacccttaatagttttacatgactttagttttgtatggacaacaagtgatacccctttaaggatgacacgctatatgtccaaacaaaatttaaggtcaatgtttaacctaatcctaaaaacagatttgaattttaaaccctaatccttaaagtttaaatctgattttaagaaaccctaaaccctaaaatataaagcatgtgattacatgacttttgttttgaatggacaacaagtgatacccctttaaggatgacacgctatatgtccaaacaaaacataaggttaatgttttccacatcttttggtcgatgatgcacaccatagtgtggctagaccatgattttcttttaagtcaatgatgcataccaataggtatgactagaccatatgaagtaaaggtcgatgatacgtactcttaagtacgattagaccataaaacaaaatcaatggtcgatgatgttcaccctcaggtgcaactagatttttcacctatgattcacggtgatcatccacgatgatccgcgttgatctatgatccatgatgatcctcgatgatccgcgataatctacgatgatcagtgatccaaggtgatccacggtgatcctcgatgatccacggtgatccacaatcaccggtgatggatgatgcgcaccacagtgcagctaaatcacgatccgttttatttggtcgaggatgtgtaccgaatggtactactagaccattaaatcgcatgggtcgatgtagcataccatatggtatggctaaaccatgcactcttccatcccactattttcaagggatttataaatcaaataagttgattaagtgatggatgagttatgagaaagtaaatttctaaagagaatgcaaactggccgtatggccctcttatttgtttgctggcaatgtgatttaattgtgtaatagccgaatggcattggtcacacaagccatatggctttattgtttacatactagccgagtgccttttatttcttggatagccaatggcatcagaaaattgtatgtactaacacaaatcattttgatatgattcagatgtcgagactccatcactcggattacccagcccttgatctcaatggagacaattaccttgattgggcgatgaacacttcagccgatttaaagtctaaaggacttgggaagtgtatcaaatacggcaatgatacccttgcatatgaaaggcgtagagctgttttgataatgagaaagcatctcgtgaaggatctgtatgatgagtgcagttacatcaacgatccttacgatctctggtcgagattgaacaccatgttcttcgagccattacaagatgagtccatgaaagaatggaaggctctgaggttccaggattatgaatccgtggatgactatcactttgatcttatgagaatcacctatagtcttaaactatgtggtgaagtgataacaaactatgacttgttaagcaagactcgtgacacgatccattcaaaggaagtgttgttatcacagaaggctaaaggtttcacaacctattacgaccttctctcatacctttcagctcttgaggaaaagaagcagaaaaggaaagtcaacctcgacaaactcgactatgttatggagataagtgccgagtatcaatgtgagatg contains these protein-coding regions:
- the LOC130502629 gene encoding uncharacterized protein LOC130502629, whose protein sequence is MSRLHHSDYPALDLNGDNYLDWAMNTSADLKSKGLGKCIKYGNDTLAYERRRAVLIMRKHLVKDLYDECSYINDPYDLWSRLNTMFFEPLQDESMKEWKALRFQDYESVDDYHFDLMRITYSLKLCGEVITNYDLLSKTRDTIHSKEVLLSQKAKGFTTYYDLLSYLSALEEKKQKRKVNLDKLDYVMEISAEYQCEMIYGDAEEAKKRKFGWTHIDDEIGLFIE